AGATGATCGAGCGCCGGATCGGCCTCGAATACAAGCAAAGCGAAGAATTCACGATCGCGGAGCTGCGCGGGCTGCTCAACGTGCCCGAAGGCAAGCTCGAACGCTTCGCCGATCTCAACAAATATTGCCTCAAGGTCGCCCAGGAGGAAATCAACAAGCTCTGCCCCTTCTATGTCGATTTCACGCCGATCAAGAAGGGCCGCAAGGTCGAAAAGGTCGCGATGCTGTGGATGTCCAAAACATCGAGCGGCCGCCGCGACGCGCAAAACCTGATCGATCAGCACAGTATCGTGCGACGGGCGAAGATGCGTGGCGGCATCCCCGAAATGCCGGTACTGGTGGATTTCAACCTGCCCGCCGCCGAACGGTGAGCCCCTACCCCAAAACTCACCTTTGGCGCGCCGTGCTACGATCCGCTGCGCTTCACCCTTCGCCGGCGTCGAGCGCACGGCTGACGGTGAACTGAATCCATGCGCTGCGGCTGATGCCGCGCCGCTTCGCGGCGCTATCGACCTTCGCCAGCAAGGCGCGGTCGAAGCGCAGCATGACCGGCGCCTTGCGCGGCCCATCCTCGTCCGCCGCTGCGATCGGCGGCGTCGCCGGCTTCGCGGCCCCGGCAATGAAGGCGTCCGCCGCATCGTCATCAATGGGCGGCTTCGGATTGCTGTTCGGTTTACGAGCGATAGCCATCGCACTTCACTCCGCTATCATCATGCTATACAAACACCGCACCTATCAGCGCGGTCAGCTCATCGACTGCCTTGGCGTCGCGCGGGGATTGCTCCAGCACCCCCCTGCCCTCGGCCGCCGCGTTCGGGAACGCCTTGCGGCGCACGATCGATGTGGGCAGCACCTCGATCCCCTCGATGTCGCCGATCATCTGCAATGCCGCCTCATTGTCGCCGCCCTGCGGGTCCGCGCCATTGAGGATCGCAACGGCGCGCAGCCCCTCGTTGATCTCGCGCGCCTCGGCCACCAGCGTCGCGACCTGATCGAGCGCCCATACATCGAAGCTGCGTGGCTGCACCGGCACCAGCAACGTGTCGGCCACGGTGAGCGCGGCGCGCAGCGAGCCGGTGTCGCGCCCACCCACGTCGATGATAATATCGTCATATTTGGGCGCGAGCTGGCGGACCTGGCTGCGCAGCGCAGCGCCGGTAAGGGCGACGGCGGTATAACCGGCTTCGCCAAGACCTTCGGTGCGAAGCTGGGTGAAGGTGAGGGCGGTTCCCTGCTCGTCGCCGTCCACCAGCAACAGGTCGCGGCCGGCAAGCGCGCGGGCCACCGCGAGGTTGACCGCGAGCGTGGTCTTGCCAACGCCGCCCTTTGTGTTCCCGACTACCAATATCATAGTGCCCTCACTCTGCCTGCTATCGTTAATCGAACCAGCATGATCTGTCCATCACAGTGATATACATTTCTAAGGCCGCTCACTCTCCGGCGCTGGATCGTCATCCTCGTCAAGCGGATCGTGCCGCATGGCCCCATGGTCCTCGATCGGGCAAAGCGGCGCTCCAGCCTCTTCCAGCCATTTGCGCGCGGTCCTGACGGTATAGCCGCACGTCACGCACTCGCATTTGAGCATCCGGGGTTTCTGCTTCTTCGGCGCGGTGGACTCGCCGTCCGTATCGAGACGGGCATGGGGGAGGGGGCCAGCAACATCGAGGATCGGCACGATGGCGGCAAGGAAGGCATCGCCGGGCGTGGTGGCACGCATCGGCCCGACCAACCCCAGCCCAAGCGCGACCCGTTTAAACGCCTTCCCATGCCCTGCCGGGATGCCGACAGCGGCATGGACCAGTTCATGCGCGAGGATGGCCGCGATCTGTGCCGGCATGGCGTCGGGCGCATGGGCAAGGTCCGGACGGATGAAGATTTCAAAATGGCCGTCCGCGCTCAGCCGGTTATCCCAGCACTCGCCGATCGCCTTGCCCTTGGCTCCCGCGCTGGTGAAGCCGATCGCCACGCGCACCCGGTCGGGCAGGGGAGCTTCCAGCGCCTCAAAGAGCGGGGCCATGCCCGCCGCCACCCGATTGAGCCAGCTTTCCCGGTTGTCGTGGGTCATCGTCTCTATTCCCTTCAGATCGCCTGTCCGGCGATGGCCATGCCATCGGCCGGAACACGGACGCCCAAGAACGCCGGCGAGAGAGGGGGGCAGCGGGAATCGACGGGGTGGAGCGGGCGCAGCGAGGCCCAGCCGAGCGAGCCACGGCCCGTCTATTCCCGTTGCTGGGGAGAGGGGGGGCGGAACGTCCTCTCCCCACTGAACAAACGACATGCCGGCCAGCGCCGGCACCTTGTCCCCGAGATCCGCGCACGCGATCTCGCCCGCCATGTGGATCGTCACCGAATGGCCAAGACCGCGTGCGGGCTTGGGGAGCGCAGCGACTAGAGCCACGGTGCCGCGCAAGCGGCAGGCGCACAATGGTTGTAATTGTAGCTCAGTTGAGCTACATCGAACACGGATCACAGGAGGTTCTTATGGCCGCTACCGCTTTCGTGCGTGCGCGCATCGACGAAACATTGAAGGATGAAGCCGCCGCCGTCCTGGCCGAACTGGGGCTGACCGTATCCGATGTGGTCCGCATGACGCTCACCCGGGTCGCGAAGGATCATGCCTTGCCGTTCGAGCTGAAAGTGCCGAACGCCGAAACACGGGCAGCCATCGAAGCCTCTCGCGCCACGATGAAGGCCCGCCGCGCCCGTTTCACCGATCCTCAGGAAGTCTTTGATGCCCTCGACCAAGAAGCCCGCCAGCAGTAAGCGCGCCTCGCTCCCCCGAGAGGCGTCTTATGAAAAGCGGTTCGCGAAGGATTGGGAGCGGTTGTCGCGCAGCGGGCGCTACAACATGAAGCAGCTCAAGGAAGCGATGATGCTCCTCATCGCCAACGACGCGCCGCTTGGCCCGGAATGGCTGGACCACGCCCTCAAAGGCGATTGGAGCGATCATCGCGAGTGCCATATCGGCGGCGACTTCCTGCTCATCTACACGATCGAGGGAAATCTGGTGAACTTCGTGCGCGCCGGCACGCATTCGGAACTGTTCGAATAGCCTGCCGCTTCCTGGCGAACACAAGAAAAGCAAGCGAAGCGCTACTGTTTGGCTATCTTTTGTATATCGCTTGGATAGCGCTCGCCAGCAATGAAGGGGAAGCCATGAAGGCCATATTCATCCGCCACGGCGAAAGCACCGGCAATGCCGGCATGCCCTGTCACGATCTGGCGACGATCGAGGCCACGAACAGACGCGCCAGGTTACCGCGAGCTTGCCCGAAGCCGACCCCGCAGTATCACGTCACCTATACCCGCACCCGGCAGAGCGCCGCGCTGCTGATCGCGTTTCCCCGCCGTGCGGGTCGAGACGTGGCCCATAGGAGAGAGCTTTAAAACAATCCTGCGATGCAGCGATGGACGCCTCAGTTCACCTGACGCCGGTGCTTGCCACCATACTTCTTGCCGCAATAGTCATCCAGTTCCCGCATCTCGTTCACGGCGGCGGCGACCAGCGCGGTGGCGCAGGACAGACCGCTGTCCGGTGTAGCCATCCGGGCCTCCACGCGATTTCGCAGTTCCTCGATGTCGGCGCGCGACAGGACGTTCTTTTCTCGCAAATAGCAGATCAGGCTTTGCAACAGGATCATTGCCTTGTCGCCGGGGGCCACATTATCGTTGTTCATCATCTTTCCGGTATCCTCTGGAGCGACCGTATTCCTCGGCCTGTAATGAGAAGATGATATGATGCTGAACAATTGTCCAGTGCCCGGGGACCTTCAGCTCACCAAAATGCCAATCGAGCTGCGCCAGCCTTGGTCCGCGCGCACTGAGCAGGTCCTCAATTGCACATTGCGGCGAGTTCCCGGCGGAACAGCGACGCCATGTAGTGGCGCAAGATTTTGTGGTCTCGGTAAGGAAACAGCTCGGCCCCCGCTACCATTCCCCAGGACATGGTGATGATGAAGTCCACCACCGTTGATCTGTCCTGTGGAGATGCGCCCGGCGCCAAAGAGGCCAGCGCCGCTCCCAGGCTGGTGCGCAGCCGGACATCCGCCTTGCGATTGATCTCGGCGATGATCGGGTTACACCCCACTGTGGCCACGAATTCGCACATCATGCGGCGATTTTCATGCGATGGCTCATCGATGGCGATTCGCTCGATCCAGGCGAGGATACCTTCGCGATCCCCCACCGCGACCGCCGTCTCCAGCGTCTCTTCCTCGAGCCATTCAGCAAGGTCGGCTTCGCAGATGGCGGCAATGATCGCCTCCTTGTTGGCAAAGTCCCGATAGATCTGCCCCACCGCGATGCCGGATGAACTGGCGATTTGGGCCATCCCGGTCTGATGGAATCCGCGTTTGACGAAGAGATCGCGGGTCGTGGCCAATATATGCTGCCGCCGCGCCGCAGAGCGGGGTCCCCGCACTCTTGCGACCGAATTGTTTTTTGCCACCATACCTCCCTAGCTTGCATTCGATGCGGCGGCGCAATAAAGAGCCGCTGATCGTGAGTGATCATTCGCTCTCGTGATAACTTGGTCAACGGGCAAGCTCTATGAAAAAATGCACTCCATTCATCGCGCTACTTATTACTGCATGCGGTGGAGGAGGGCAGCAGGGGGTCGCCGGCCCGCCGGAGGTGGGGGTGGTTACCGTCCGCGAGCAGACCGTGACGCTCAGCAGCGAGCTTCCGGGGAGAACCAGCGCTTTCGAAGCTTCCGACGTGCGCCCGCAGGTCAACGGCCTGATTCTCAAGCGTCTGTTCACCGAAGGCGATCAGGTGCGCGCGGGACAGGCACTTTACCAGATCGATCCCGCTCCCTACGAGGCACAGGTCGCGAACGCGCGCGCCGCACTCGTGCGGGCCAGATCCTCAATCGCATCCACAGCCGCTCTGGCCCGCCGCTACAATGATCTGGTCAAGATAAACGCGATCTCGCGCCAGGAGGCGGAGAACGCAGTCACCAGCGCGCAGCAGGCCGAGGCTGACGTGTCAGCGCAGCAGGCGATGCTGCGCTCGGCGCAAATCGACCTGGCGCGCACCACGATCCGCGCACCGATCTCCGGCCGCATCGGTCGCTCGACATACACCATCGGCGCGCTCGTCTCCGCTTCGCAAACCGACCCGCTCACCACGATCCAGCGGTTGGATCCGATCTTCGTGGACATCCAGCAGTCGAGCGCCGATGTGCTGCGCCTGCGCCAGCAATTGCTTTCCGGTGACATATCGCGCGGTAGTGGCGCGGCGCAGGTGAAGCTCAAGCTGGAGGACGGCAGCACTTATCCGGAAAAGGGCGTGCTCAAGTTCACTGACGTCACCGTCGATCCCACAACTGGCAGCCAGATCATCCGCGCTCAGTTCCCTAATCCGCGCGGTCTGCTTCTTCCGGGAATGTACGTACGGGCCGAATTGGTCGATGGCACGAAGAGCAACGGTTTGCTCGTGCCCCAGGTCGCCGTGTCGCGTGACGAGAAGGGCAATCCTACCGTCCTCATCGTCGGTCCGGAAAACAAGGTGGAGATGCGCAAGATCACCGCGCCGCGCACGATCGGAACCAGCTGGCTCGTCACCAGCGGGCTGAAGCCGGGGGAGAAGATAATCGTGGATGGTGCGCAAATGTTGCGGCCCGGCATCGCAGTCAAGGCGGTGCCGGCCCAGCAGGGAAGTGACCAATCCGGTCAGCGACCTGCGCAGCGGGGGCAGTAACCGACCATGTCCCGCTATTTCATCGACAGGCCCATCTTCGCATGGGTCATCGCCATCGTCCTGATGATGGCCGGCGCGATTGCCATCCGCAGCCTGCCGATCTCGCAGTTCCCCGAGATCGCGCCACCGACCGTCACCATCAGCGCCACTTATCCGGGCGCCGACGCCGAGACGCTCGAACGCACGACCACGCAGATCATCGAGCAGCAGCTCAAGGGCATCGACAACCTGCGCTACTTCTCGGCGCAGTCCTCGTCTGCCGGGCGCGTGACGATCACCCTTACCTTCGAGCAGGGCACCGATCCCGACATCGCCCAGGTCCAGGTCCAGAACAAGCTCCAGGCCGCGACCGCCCTGCTCCCGCAGGAAGTCCAGCGCCAGGGCGTGACCGTCGCCAAGTCGGCGGCCAGCTTCCTGCTCATCACCGCGATCTATTCCGAGGACGGCACTCACACCGCCAACGACCTTTCGGACTACATCGTCAGCCAGATCCAGGATCCGGTCAGTCGCATCAACGGCGTGGGCGAACTACAGATATTCGGCACCCAGTACTCGATGCGTATCTGGGTCGATCCGCTCAAGCTGCGCAGCTACAATCTCACCATCGCCGACGTCAGCACTGCCGTCTCCGCGCAGAACGCGCAGGTTTCAGCCGGTCAGATCGGTCAGTTGCCGGCGTCCAAGGAACAGCAGCTCAACGCAACCGTCTCGGTCCAGTCGCGCCTGCAGACGCCTGAGCAGTTCGGCAACATCCGCCTGCGCACCACCGAAGGCGGGGCCGTCGTGCGCCTGCGCGACGTGGCTCGGGTGGAACTCGGCGCCGAAATCTACGGCTTCGATACGCAGTATAACGGCAAGCCCGCATCGGGCTTCGGCGTGAAGCTGGCATCAGGCGCCAACGCGCTTGACACCGTGGACGCGGTGAAAGCCGAAGTGCAGAAAATCGCCACGGGCTTCCCCTCGGACGTCAAGGTCGCCTTCCCTTACGACACGACCCCGTTCGTCCGCCTTTCGGTCGAGCAGGTGATCCACACGCTGGTCGAGGCGGTCGTGCTCGTGTTCCTCGTCATGTTCCTGTTCCTGCAGAACTGGCGCGCCACGATCATTCCCACCATCGCGGTCCCGGTCGTGCTGCTCGGCACCTTCGGCATGATGTCGATGCTGGGGTACTCGATCAACACGCTGACCCTGTTCGGCATGGTCCTGGCGATCGGCTTGCTCGTCGATGACGCGATCGTGGTCGTCGAAAATGTCGAACGCCTGATCCAGGAAGAACATCTGTCGCCAAAGGAAGCGGCGCGAAAATCGATGGACGAGATCAGCGGCGCACTGATCGGTATCGGCATGGTGCTGTCGGCCGTGTTCCTGCCGATGGCCTTCTTCGGCGGATCGACCGGCGTCATCTATCGCCAGTTCTCGATCACCATCGTCTCGTCGATGGCGCTTTCGGTACTGGTCGCGCTGATCCTCACCCCGGCGCTGTGCGCCACGATCCTCAAGCCCCACGATCCCGGCAAGAGCGAAGGGGACGGCCCGCTCGCCCGCTTCTTCCGCTGGTTCAACGACAAGTTCGATCGTGGTACCCGCAAGTACGAGGGCGGCGTGCGTCGCACCGCCAACAGTTGGAAGCGCTCGGGCTTCGTCTATCTGATGATCGTGGCGGCCATGGGTCTGATCTTCATGCGTCTGCCCGGCGGCTTCCTCCCCGAGGAAGACCAGGGTACAATGTTCGCGTTGGTCCAGGCTCCTCCGGGCGGCACCTTGCCGCGCACGCAAAAGGCGCTGGACGTGGTGCGCGACCACTTCCTCAAAGACGAGAAGGCAGCCGTCGATTCGGTCTTCACGGTCAGCGGCTTCTCCTTCAACGGCCAGGGCCAGAACGCCGGCCTGGCCTTCATCAAGCTCAAGGACTGGAAGGACCGCAGCAGCTCCGAGAACAAGGCCCAGGCCCTCGTGGGTCGCGCAATGGGCGTGTTCTCCAAGTATCGCGACGCCACGATCTTCGCCCTCATGCCGCCCGCAGTGCGGGAACTCGGCAATGCGACCGGCTTCGACTTGTGGCTGGTGGACAACACCAACATGGGGCACGAAAAGCTGCTCGGCGCGCGCAACCAGCTCCTGGGCATGGCGGCGGGCGACAAGCGCGTCGCGCAGGTCCGCCCGGTCACTCTCGACGACGCTCCGCAGCTCGCGGTGGACATCGATCAGGACAAGGCCGGCGCCCTCGGCCTCGACCTGGGCGCGATCAACAGCGAGATTTCCAGCGCCTGGGGCAGCGCCTACGTCAACGATTTCCTCGACCGCGGCCGCACCAAGCGCGTGTACATCCAGGCAGACGAGGCCTATCGCTCCTCACCCGAAGGCATCGAGAATCTCTACGTGCGCGGCACGAGCGGCGAGATGGCGCCGTTCAGGGCCTTCTCCACCCTGTCGTGGAAGACCGCGCCCGTCATCCTGAGCCGCTACAACGGCAAGCCCGCCATGCAGCTGCAGGGTGCGCCGGGCCAAGGCCTGAGCACTGGCGACGCGATGAACGCCATCACCGAGATGCACGGCAAGCTGCCGCCGGGCACTGGCCTGGAATGGACCGGCCTGTCTTACGAGGAACGCCTGAGCGGCGGCCAGGCACCAATGGTCTATGCCCTGTCGCTGGTCATCGTCTTTCTGTGCCTCGCGGCGCTCTATGAGAGCTGGTCGGTGCCGATCGCGGTCATGCTGGTCGTGCCGCTCGGCGTGATCGGCGCGGTCCTCGCCGCGATGCTGACGGGCCTCAACAACGACATCTACCTGCAAGTCAGCCTGATCACCACGATCGGCGTCTCGGCCAAGAACGCGATCCTGATCGTCGAATTCGCCGAGGAGCGGGTACAGTCGGGGATGAACGCCTTCGACGCGGCGATGGAGGCGGCCCGGCTGCGTCTCCGCCCGATCCTGATGACCTCGCTCGCCTTCGTGTTCGGCGTGCTGCCACTGGCGGTCTCGACCGGCGCGGGCGCGGGCGGCCAGAACGCGATCGGCCGCGCGGTGGTGGGCGGCATGCTCTCTGCCACGATCTTCGCAATCTTCTTCGTGCCGATGTTCTTCGTGATCGTCGCCCGCCTGTTCAAGCACGGACAGACCGACAGCAAGCCGCACGATCCCGACGCAGAAGAGCCTCACGCTGGCCGCGTGCAGCCGCAGGAAAGCTGAACATGAAAAAGTCGATCCTCATCCTGCTTGCCGGAACCACGCTGCTGGCCGGGTGCAACCTCGCCCCGAAGTACGAGCGGCCGGCCGGCGCGGTGCCGGTGGCGCTACCCCAGGGCGGCGTCTACCCGGCCGCACCCACCGATGCGCAGGACGTCTCGCGCATCGGCTGGCGGGACTTCTTCCTCGACGACCGCCTGCGGCAGGTCATCGAGACGGGCATCGCCAACAACCGCGACTTGCGCATCGCCGCCGCCAACGTCCAGCAAGCGCGCGCGCAGTACCGCGTCCAGCGCGCCGACCGGCTGCCCACCGTCAACGCCACCGGCACCGCGACGTACACCAATAACCTCGCGAGCATGGGCGGCGGCGCCGGCTCGAGTAGTTCCGACATCGAGGTCTACCAGGCGACCGTGGGCCTTTCGGCTTTCGAGCTGGACCTGTTCGGCCGCGTGCGCAACTTGTCGCGCGCCGCGCAGGAGCAGTACTTCGCCAGCGAGGAGGCGCAGCGTTCCGCGCGCATCAGTCTCATCGCCGAGATCGCCAATGCCTGGCTGACGATGGCCTCGGACTCCGAGCAGCTGCGCCTCTCACGCGAGACGGCGAAGGCTTTCGAGGAAACCCTGCGCCTGACGCGCGAGCAATTCCGCGTCGGCGTCGGCTCGGAACTGGAAGTGCGCCAGGCCGAGACCAGCTACCAGGGCGCGGTCAACGACATCGCCGCGCTGGAGACGAGCGTGGCGCGCGACCAGAACGCGCTCAACCTGCTGGTCGGCACCACGGTCCCGGCCGAACAGCTGCCCAACGCCTTCGGCAAGGAGCCGACGACGCGCGACGCGCTGCCCGGCGACGTATCGTCCGAAGTGCTTCTGCGCCGTCCGGACGTGCTGCAGGCCGAGCACCTGCTCATCGCCGAGAACGCCAACATCGGCGCGGCGCGCGCGGCGTTCTTCCCCACGATCTCTTTGACGGGCACGCTCGGCACCCTGAGCACCGCGCTGTCGGGCCTGTTCAAGGACGGCAGCTATACCTACACCGGCTCGCCCGGCGCCTCGCTGCCGCTGTTCGACTTCGGCCGCCGTTCGGGCAATCTCGAATATGCCAGGGCTTCGCAGAAGGTGGCCGTCGCGACTTACGAAAAAGCCGTGCAGACCGCCTTTCGCGAAGTCTCCGACGCGCTTGCCCAGCGCGGCCGCATCGGCGACCAGATCCGCGCCCAGACCACCCGCGCCGAGGCAGCCGGCGTCGCCGCCAGGCTGTCCGACGCGCGGTTCCGTTCGGGGGTGGATTCGTTCCTCGTCACCCTCGACGCCCAGCGCACCGCCTATGGCGCCGAGCAGGCGCTGGTCACCACCCGGCTGACCCAGGCGAGCAACCTGGTGGAACTATACCGCTCACTCGGCGGCGGACTGGCGGACGAGCCTCTGCATGGGGAGGCAAGGAACGGAGAGATCGACACGAGCGGTGCGCCTTGACGCGCAGCTGACCAACTGGGAGTGCAGTCCGGTGAAGGAACAGCAAGTATCGACGAGTGAAATCAACACACGTCGCCATCGGCGCGAACTTCCCAAAGCCGCCCCCAGATCCAAGGATCGGACATTTCGTCGAAGCCGGCTGATCGATGCCGCCCGAGGCCTCTTCCACGAGAAGGGTCGTGCGGCTGAGCGGAACAAGAAAGTGTCGTAAGGGGCATTATTTCTTTTCAAAAGTCCCATTCGGAATTAGGTTGGCGTAGCGGTCTGAGGCCGCCGTTTGCGACGGCGTCGGGCACGGAGAAGTCGTAGCTCCCGAGGAAATTGATGTGACGCCAGAATATCGGCGAGAGTCGAGCGATATCGGCGGGCAGCGGTGGCGCCCCGGCCTCGCTGAGTTGGCGCACGGTTTCCTGCATGTAGACAGCGTTCCAGTGGACGATGGAGTTGAGGGCGAGACCGAGGACCCCGAGCTGCTCCTCTTGGCCTTGACGCAAAGGGCTTCTGATTTCGCCCCGATCGCCGTGATGGACGCGCCGACCGAGCTTGTGGCGCAATTCCTGCCGGTTGAGCTGAAACAAGATCCGTCGGCGGAACGGTCGGTCGTCGATGTATCGCAGGATGTGCAGCGTCTTGATGATGCGCCCCAGTTCAGACAGGGCCTTGGCCAGGGTCGTTGGGCGGTCTTTGACCTGCAGCATGCGCATGACGCCTGCGGCCTTGAGGTGGCCGAGCTTGATCGACCCGGCCAAACGGATCAGGTCGGACCAGTTTTCCCTAATCAGATTGATTTTGATCCTGCCCCAGGCAATCTCATCGAATTGTCCGTAGCTCGCCTGGCGGTCGATGCGCCACAGCTTCGCGCCGCCGATGTCCGCCAGACGGGGGCTGAATCGGTAGCCCAGGAGCCAGAACAGGCCGAAAATTGCGTCGGAATAGGCAGCGGTGTCGGTCATAATCTCCAGAGGATCGAGCTCGGTTTCCTGCTCCAGCAGGAGAGCCAGGACGACCAAACTGTCGCGCAAGGTGCCGGGGATGACCGCTCCGGCCAGCCCGCTGAACTGATTGGAAATCATGTTGTACCAAGTGACGCCGCGCTCCTGGCCATAGTATTTGGGATTGGGGCCGGCATGTATGGCGCTCGACGGAGCGACAAACCGCATTCCGTCCGCGCTGGCCACCTCTCCGGCGCCCCAGTGGCGAACGATATCCAGGCGATTGTGGGCGGCAACGATCGCGGCGTTCGCCGCAGCTATGGTCTCAGGCCGAATGAAATTCTGATTGACCCAAGACAGCCGGTCGCGACGCAGAGCCGCAATTTCCGGGCGCACAACTGGCTCAAGACCGATGTTGCAGGCGCCGCCGACCAGGGTTGCGCACAGGCTTATCTCGAAGTGCTCGACGGTGGCCTGACGCTCGCTCAGATGGGTAAAGGACTTGGCGAATCCGGTTCGCGCCATGACTTCAAGAAAGATGTCGGGCATCCCCGCCTTCGGCATGCGCGTTTGGACGGCGCCGCGCAGCGCACGAAGGCTCTCGGATTCATCAAGCTTGTCGAGGGGCGTGACCACAATCCCGGTCTTGTCGGCGACCGTCTCGAAACGCAGGTCAGGATTGTGGCCGGCGCGCGCGACGACATGTCGATATGCCTCGTCGAGAAGGCGGGAGAGACCGTCAATCTCAGTGTCGGCTTCCAGAGATCGGCCCAGGGCGCGTGCCACCATCAACCTGGAATTGTGCCAGGACTCGCCCTCGAGCATCCCGCGCCGAGGATCTCCGTATCGGATGCCGGGCTTGGCGAACACATCGCGATGCTTGATCGCGAGACGCCATGCATCGATGATCGCGAAGACATAGGCTTTCGGGTCCCGCACACTGCCTTCATGATCCAGGACATGTTGCCTCCACGCCTTTGGGATCGCAGCGGTCGGTGCGCCGCGCATCTTGGCGAGAGACGACCAGTCGTCTACGCCCTTGAGGTAGCTGATCGCGGCCTTGACGTTTTTGCCGCCCGGGGCGGCGTCGGTCTCGATGCGGTTGGTGATTTCGAAGAACAATTTCCGGGCACCCCGCCACTTTCTCCGCAGTTGGTCGTAGGGCTTGCTCTCTGCGGGCTTGGCGATCGCCTCCACCTTGGACATGGCGGCCTCGATGTCGGGACGGGGCAACCGCTCGAAGAGCACATCTCTCCATTCATTGAGGGGCAGGACATCGTCGGTCAAAACCAACAGACCCATCGCGTGGAGCAGCATCGCGGCGCCATCGAGATCGCGCAGACTGCGCAGACGGTCCTGTTTGTCGGCGGCTTCGGCCCCCTTCACCAAATCGGCAAGCAGAACCTCGGCCAGCTCGGCGGCATCGTCCTGGGCCGCCGCTTCGAGCGTATGGAAGAGCGCGGCTACAGTCGCGGTTCGACGAGGCTCCTGAAGGGCC
This portion of the Sphingobium aromaticiconvertens genome encodes:
- a CDS encoding AAA family ATPase, whose protein sequence is MILVVGNTKGGVGKTTLAVNLAVARALAGRDLLLVDGDEQGTALTFTQLRTEGLGEAGYTAVALTGAALRSQVRQLAPKYDDIIIDVGGRDTGSLRAALTVADTLLVPVQPRSFDVWALDQVATLVAEAREINEGLRAVAILNGADPQGGDNEAALQMIGDIEGIEVLPTSIVRRKAFPNAAAEGRGVLEQSPRDAKAVDELTALIGAVFV
- a CDS encoding transcription elongation protein SprT — encoded protein: MTHDNRESWLNRVAAGMAPLFEALEAPLPDRVRVAIGFTSAGAKGKAIGECWDNRLSADGHFEIFIRPDLAHAPDAMPAQIAAILAHELVHAAVGIPAGHGKAFKRVALGLGLVGPMRATTPGDAFLAAIVPILDVAGPLPHARLDTDGESTAPKKQKPRMLKCECVTCGYTVRTARKWLEEAGAPLCPIEDHGAMRHDPLDEDDDPAPESERP
- a CDS encoding type II toxin-antitoxin system RelB/DinJ family antitoxin, which produces MAATAFVRARIDETLKDEAAAVLAELGLTVSDVVRMTLTRVAKDHALPFELKVPNAETRAAIEASRATMKARRARFTDPQEVFDALDQEARQQ
- a CDS encoding type II toxin-antitoxin system YafQ family toxin, translating into MPSTKKPASSKRASLPREASYEKRFAKDWERLSRSGRYNMKQLKEAMMLLIANDAPLGPEWLDHALKGDWSDHRECHIGGDFLLIYTIEGNLVNFVRAGTHSELFE
- a CDS encoding TetR/AcrR family transcriptional regulator, whose amino-acid sequence is MVAKNNSVARVRGPRSAARRQHILATTRDLFVKRGFHQTGMAQIASSSGIAVGQIYRDFANKEAIIAAICEADLAEWLEEETLETAVAVGDREGILAWIERIAIDEPSHENRRMMCEFVATVGCNPIIAEINRKADVRLRTSLGAALASLAPGASPQDRSTVVDFIITMSWGMVAGAELFPYRDHKILRHYMASLFRRELAAMCN
- a CDS encoding efflux RND transporter periplasmic adaptor subunit produces the protein MKKCTPFIALLITACGGGGQQGVAGPPEVGVVTVREQTVTLSSELPGRTSAFEASDVRPQVNGLILKRLFTEGDQVRAGQALYQIDPAPYEAQVANARAALVRARSSIASTAALARRYNDLVKINAISRQEAENAVTSAQQAEADVSAQQAMLRSAQIDLARTTIRAPISGRIGRSTYTIGALVSASQTDPLTTIQRLDPIFVDIQQSSADVLRLRQQLLSGDISRGSGAAQVKLKLEDGSTYPEKGVLKFTDVTVDPTTGSQIIRAQFPNPRGLLLPGMYVRAELVDGTKSNGLLVPQVAVSRDEKGNPTVLIVGPENKVEMRKITAPRTIGTSWLVTSGLKPGEKIIVDGAQMLRPGIAVKAVPAQQGSDQSGQRPAQRGQ
- a CDS encoding efflux RND transporter permease subunit, which encodes MSRYFIDRPIFAWVIAIVLMMAGAIAIRSLPISQFPEIAPPTVTISATYPGADAETLERTTTQIIEQQLKGIDNLRYFSAQSSSAGRVTITLTFEQGTDPDIAQVQVQNKLQAATALLPQEVQRQGVTVAKSAASFLLITAIYSEDGTHTANDLSDYIVSQIQDPVSRINGVGELQIFGTQYSMRIWVDPLKLRSYNLTIADVSTAVSAQNAQVSAGQIGQLPASKEQQLNATVSVQSRLQTPEQFGNIRLRTTEGGAVVRLRDVARVELGAEIYGFDTQYNGKPASGFGVKLASGANALDTVDAVKAEVQKIATGFPSDVKVAFPYDTTPFVRLSVEQVIHTLVEAVVLVFLVMFLFLQNWRATIIPTIAVPVVLLGTFGMMSMLGYSINTLTLFGMVLAIGLLVDDAIVVVENVERLIQEEHLSPKEAARKSMDEISGALIGIGMVLSAVFLPMAFFGGSTGVIYRQFSITIVSSMALSVLVALILTPALCATILKPHDPGKSEGDGPLARFFRWFNDKFDRGTRKYEGGVRRTANSWKRSGFVYLMIVAAMGLIFMRLPGGFLPEEDQGTMFALVQAPPGGTLPRTQKALDVVRDHFLKDEKAAVDSVFTVSGFSFNGQGQNAGLAFIKLKDWKDRSSSENKAQALVGRAMGVFSKYRDATIFALMPPAVRELGNATGFDLWLVDNTNMGHEKLLGARNQLLGMAAGDKRVAQVRPVTLDDAPQLAVDIDQDKAGALGLDLGAINSEISSAWGSAYVNDFLDRGRTKRVYIQADEAYRSSPEGIENLYVRGTSGEMAPFRAFSTLSWKTAPVILSRYNGKPAMQLQGAPGQGLSTGDAMNAITEMHGKLPPGTGLEWTGLSYEERLSGGQAPMVYALSLVIVFLCLAALYESWSVPIAVMLVVPLGVIGAVLAAMLTGLNNDIYLQVSLITTIGVSAKNAILIVEFAEERVQSGMNAFDAAMEAARLRLRPILMTSLAFVFGVLPLAVSTGAGAGGQNAIGRAVVGGMLSATIFAIFFVPMFFVIVARLFKHGQTDSKPHDPDAEEPHAGRVQPQES
- a CDS encoding efflux transporter outer membrane subunit; this encodes MKKSILILLAGTTLLAGCNLAPKYERPAGAVPVALPQGGVYPAAPTDAQDVSRIGWRDFFLDDRLRQVIETGIANNRDLRIAAANVQQARAQYRVQRADRLPTVNATGTATYTNNLASMGGGAGSSSSDIEVYQATVGLSAFELDLFGRVRNLSRAAQEQYFASEEAQRSARISLIAEIANAWLTMASDSEQLRLSRETAKAFEETLRLTREQFRVGVGSELEVRQAETSYQGAVNDIAALETSVARDQNALNLLVGTTVPAEQLPNAFGKEPTTRDALPGDVSSEVLLRRPDVLQAEHLLIAENANIGAARAAFFPTISLTGTLGTLSTALSGLFKDGSYTYTGSPGASLPLFDFGRRSGNLEYARASQKVAVATYEKAVQTAFREVSDALAQRGRIGDQIRAQTTRAEAAGVAARLSDARFRSGVDSFLVTLDAQRTAYGAEQALVTTRLTQASNLVELYRSLGGGLADEPLHGEARNGEIDTSGAP